TTTTACGCAGCGCAGAGGAGCAGCAAGATATATAAGTGATCAATGTTTTTTGAATGGTTATCACTACTTGGCATATGCGCGTTGTTGTGTCAAACTTGACCAGATTTTGCGCGTTATTGAGTGAAGGAACACTATTTTGCCGCGCAATATTAGGGCTAGATAACAATTCAAACAGGACGACAACGCGATGGCTCTTTTTTGGCGTGCAGTTAGGGCATGGATAATCTTTCTACTGGCGATCCCAGCGACGCACGCGAGTACCACTTACAAAGTTGGCATAGAAGCGGATGATATCGTCACCCGAACTTTGTTTGACGCAGCGGGCCAGCATTTTAATCTCGATATTGAATACGTCTACTACCCAAGCTTTGACGCCATCTTAGAGGCGGTTGAGCAAGGTGAGAGTGACTTTGCCGCCAACGTCACTTATACCGCTCAGCGCGCGGCACGGTTTGACTTTTCAAGTCCAACCAATATCGAATATACCTATCTCTACAGCATGACCAACGCCACTTTGGACAGCGCCGAGGTGATTGGCGTCCCTAAGGGCACTATCTACGCTGATCTCGTCGCGACCCACTATCCACACATCAAGCAAATTGAGTACAGCGGTCATCATCAAGCACGAAATCTAATACAAGCGCATGTGGTTGATGGTGTTATTGATGCGATCAATCAGCTCAAACCTATGTTGCTGGCAGGATTTGATGCTCAGCTGCTCAATCATCAAATTCCTATTAAGCCTGTCTCTATCATCACCCCCAAAGGCCGTCATCAAGCTTTGCTGGGTCGAATTGTTGATTACCTACATCAGGCAGAGATACAAAAAATGTTGCGTGAGTCGGTCGATACGTATCAGTTTGAAATCCGCCAGCAAGCGCTTCGCCAAGCGGTGATTGACAGTGGTGTGAATATCAACCGTCACTACAAGGTCAAATTGCACAATGTTGGTCAGTATGCCGAGTATCGAAGTAACGGTGACATCAAAGGGATCAGTGCTGATGTTGTCCAACAAGCGTGTGAGATTTTATTGCTTAAGTGTGACATTGTCAGTGATGCCAATGAAAGCTGGGAGAGCATGTACCAAGACTTGATAGAGAAGCGAATTGATATCTTGGCACCGATTGTTATCTCTGAGCAGCGCAAAGCGCTAATCGAGTTCAGTGAACCCTACTATTTTCCTGAGGCGATAATGATCAAGCGCGAAGGCTACAAAGATGGGGTCTACAGTAATGTTTCTGAATTGATTGTTGAAGATATTGGCGTGATGAAAGACGACTTTTTTGAGAGTTTGCTGTCGCAGCTACTGCCCAATAAGCAGTTGAAATCCTTCTCCAACACCGATGAGTTATATCATGCGTTACTCAATGGCGATATCAGCTACATGGCGATAAGCCGCGCCAACTTTAACAAGATGATGCGCGAATCAGGCGATATCATTCCTCTGGAAGAAGATGCTTCGATCGGTCAATTTTATCAATCGAATATTGCGATCGGTTTTGCGAAAAACCGCATCGGGCAATCTTTGGCACCACTGTTTAGTCGAGCGATTAAAATCATTGATACCAATGCGATTATTGATCGTTATGATTTTCATCCAAACTGGAAAGCAACACTGCAAGCACAGCAAACCTTCTCGCGCTACAGTCAAATAATGTTTTTGCTGGTACTCGGTTTCTTGATGGTGGTCGCGATGTACTTACATAGCCAGTCTAATACAGACCCATTAACCCGACTCAAGAACCGTCGCGCCATGCATCAAAAGTATCGCAGCGGGGTGAATGCTGATGAAACGGTGATTTACATCGACGTGAATCGCTTTAAACCGATCAATGACAGTTATGGTCACGAAGTTGGTGACCAAGTGCTCAAGAGCGTCGCGGCATACATTGATAAAGTCTGGCACGGTCAAAGCTTTCGAGTCGGAGGAGATGAATTTATCTTGATTGGTAAAATGGACACTGATCGACTTGATGAGCTTCGCGACAAGTTGACTACCATTGCCTTTGTGTCTGTCGATGGCCAGTTGTCATTTGATATTTCAACCGCGATCGGCATCTCGCCCCCACGAGCGACGTTTAAGAGTTTACAAGAAGTACTCAGCGAAGCAGACGAAGCCATGTATCGTCATAAACATGGCCCTAATGCGGCGCCAAGCCATCAGCGAAGCCAAAAGAAAGTGGTGCATTATTTGCGATAGTGGTTACTGACTAAGCAGTTGAATAGAAAAGGGCGACTTTATTGCCGCCAGGGCTTGAAATAGCCAATAGGATGACTGATAATCCCCCCACTTCTTAGCCAAGCTAAGAACACAAAATCTATGGAGGCCCTGGTCCTCCCGCAACAATAGCTCGTGAACTCGGTCAGGTCCGGAAGGAAGCAGCCGCAGCGTGTGACTTGTGTGCCGGGATGTGGCTGGGGCTTCCACCCATTAAAAACGCCGCTTTGATTAGCGGCGTTTTGCTATCTAGACCCCTTACACCAATACTTGACTCTATCTTGGAGTGGTTTCTGCGTGAGCGCTTATAAGGCAGATGACTCTATTGGGTGGATTTTTACTAAGCTTGTTTAGACCGATCACTGGTAATCTTTGCCGAGCCGAGCGACAATGAACATTCGGTTTTTTCGGTGAACTGTTTAATGCAACAAACCATTTCCAAAATTGAAGCGCGAGCGATAAAACTAGGCGTCGTCGCCAACCTCGTCATGGCCTTTTCTGGCTGGGCGGCATTTAACCTCTCTGGCTCACAAGCCTTACTGCTCGATGGCAATATGTCATTTATCCTCTTCTTGACAACTTTAGTCGCACTTAAAATCAACCAAGTGAAGTCACTGCGCACGGAGCAGTACCCTTTTGGACTCTATGTGACAGAGGCGATGTACACGCTGACTAAGGGGTTACTGTTGTTGGGGGTAGTGATCTCAGCCATCGTCAGTAACAGTTCTAAGGTGTTGGATTATTTTAATGGTGTTGCGATCGCCACCATCAAAACTGACATTATCGTCTACTATGCGCCTGCCATGGTTACCATCTGCTGGGGCTTGTCGGCCTTTTACTATTGGCAAAACAAGCGTATTGGTAATAAAAGTAGCCTGCTTAGTGTTGATCAGAAATCTTCTTTCATTGATGGGATTCTCTCGGCTGCCACGGGCGCGATTTTGATTGTGATCGGTTATGTAGAGCCCAACAGCCGCTTTGATTTTCTGCGTTATATCGGTGATGCGCTGTTGGTCCTGATATTGGCGGTGATGATTATCGGTCAACCTATTGCCATCATTAAGAATGCATTTGTCGAGTTGGTTGGCGGTAAATTGCGTGATAAGGGTCAGTATCAAGATATCGAGACTACGGTTAAACGATATTTTGTCGGCGATGAGCAAAAGCTCATGCGGCTAAACATCAGTAAAACTGGTTCTAACTACTTGGTTGTTATTGGCTTGTCATTGGCTGATTTACAATCACAGAATATTGCTAACTGGCAGGTCAATAAGCAAAAATGCCTCAATGAGTTATCGAGCCGTTATCCTTTTGTCGATATGGAAGTAACTGTTATATAACAACCAGTAGTAGTTATTCGCTTAAGCCAAATAACAGACGATTGCAGGGTAAGGTAAAATGGATGTGTTTGATTGGTGGTGACTGTCAAGCACAGCAGTTGCCCTTGCACTCGATAGTTGCCTTGTTTCTAATCAGGCCTTAATGGTTTTCAAGTTTAGTCTAGTTGGAGGGGAAATGGCGTACACGTTTGAACAGGTGCGAGCTTTTGCCGCTGTGGTGGAGTATGGAGGAATGGCTCAGGCCGCGCGAGCGCTGCACAAGCACGTTTCGACCGTGCGCGATCTGATCACTAATCTTGAGAACGAAACAGGTTTGATTTTGTTCGAGCGCAAAGCTCGTTCCCTGTCGCTCACCCCGCAAGGGCGTGAGTTATACAATCACGCGAAAGCCCTATTAACTGAATACAGGCAGTTTGATCAGTCAGTGGATAGTTTGCTCAATGACTCGCCATCTCGTATTACCCTAGCGGTCGATGAATCTCTGCGTAACTTCGTTACCCCTGAGCTGACCAAGCAAATGGCAGAGACATTTTCCGGAATGCGGATAAAAGTGTTGATTGGCGATACGTTGCAGATTCGCGGTTGGTTGATGACGGGGGCGGCAGATGTCGGGTTTGGTTATTCCACTTTTCACTACCCGCTAGAAATTTTTTCTCAGGATATATTTGAATTTGTGGTCAAAACCGTGATCGGTGCCCAGGTTGATATCACCGGCGTTTCTCGCCGTGAACATCTAAAGCAGCTCCCGCAAATTGCTTACTCATTTATTGCCGATTCAGGATTGCGTAGTCGTGATGTGATTGGCAGCCAGGTGATGCTCGCAAATAGCCCAGAGAGTATGCTGGCATTTGTGCGAGCGGGGCTTGGCTTTGCTAACTTGTCGGAGTGGCACTGTCGACCCTACTTAGAAGATGGCTCGGTAGTCGAGTTGGATTTGGGTGAAAACGTCAATACCTGGTCTGCGGATGTGCTATGCCGTGCTTCAGAGCAGGCTTTACCCCATATTACCCAACTGATGGACTTGGTTAAACACTCTGTGAAACAGTGAGTGGGCGCATAAACCGATACTGCCAGTTGTTATGGACTTGGATAGTGGTTGTCTGGGGTTACTCTATTTCTATCTGCGCTGAGGTGTGTCGATGACAACTCGTAGCGGCCACACCATGACTTACTTTGTGCTGTGTGGTTAAGCGAGCTATGACTATTTGATCGCACACTTTGTATATTGGCAAACCTTGCGCTAAGTCGATAGCTGATGGTTTTTCTGACTAGGGACGCTTGTAAGCGGCAGCGTCTGCTTGAGCCTGTTGTCCCTTCGAGTTATGAAGCTGGATGAGCAAATTTTGCGCGGCACCAATATTGAGTTCGAGTAAGTTCACCAACTGTTGCAGCTCGCTAATCTCGATTTTTATCCCGCTCTTGGCCTTTGTCTCTAAGCGTAAAGCGATCTCGGCCAAATTGGGCATTTGCAGATTTTGCGCACTGCCTTTCAGGCTATGCAGCGTCATGTGCAACTGATGTAAGTTGTTGTTACTATGGCTATCAAGCAGAGTCGCCACTCCTTGGTCGAACTCTTTTATGATGGTTTGAACGAATCCGAGCTTGCCTTGGGTATCGTCATCAAAACTCTTCAATATCTCAGAGTGGCTTAACTCCTCTTCGGTCAGCTTTGAATCTCGATCATTCATGCCTGAAAGTGAGGAAGAATCCTGCGGCAACGAGCCGTTGATTGCACGAAAGAAATGCTTGAAGTTATCCAGCAGTGCATCCTTAAAACTTTGCTCTTGCAGCGGCTTGGTTAAAACTGCATTGGCCCCGGCGTTTAGAAAATCTCGGTGTGGTTGATCAAAGACATCGGCGGTATACGCGAAAATGACCACATCGCTGTTGAGCTGTTCTCGGATCAAACGCGTCGCTTCAATACCACTTAACTCGGGCATATGGTTGTCCATCAACACCAGATCGTATGGCTTTTTCTCTAGCATATCGAGTGCAACTTTGCCGTTCTCGGCAAGCGCTACGTGGAAACCAAATTTTTCACAAAAGCTCTTGGCCACGATCCCATTCACCCGATTGTCGTCGACCACCAACACATCCAGATCGGTCAGACACTCAAAACTTTCATGTTGAGTGGTACTGACCTCCAGGCTATCACCGACGGACTCCCATTTAACGGGGAGAGTGACAGTAAACGTGGAACCATGCTCTTCACTGCTTTTGAGAAAGACTTGGCCATCCATTAAGCTCACCAATCTGCTGACGATGGCTAAGCCTAAGCCCGTTCCTCCGAATCGTCTAGTAGTGGAGGAGTCGGCTTGCTCAAATGAGTTAAAGATAAAGGCTTGTTTGTCTTCAGGAATCCCGATCCCGGTGTCGATCACGGAAAGCACAAGGTGGTTCATAGCGAAGTTGAGTTGCACATATACCTTGACGCTGCCGTGTTCGGTAAATTTGACTGCGTTGCCAGTTAAGTTATACAAGATTTGGATTAGCCTTGACTTGTCGGCCCACACTCTGACATCTGACGGGACATTATTAATGGTCTCTAGGTCGATTTGTTTGTCTGCCGCTAATTGCGATAGCGGTACAATCACAGGTTGCAGTAACTGTTCTATTTTTAGCCACTCGGGCGAGATGTCGAGTTTGTTTTCTTCGATTTTCGAGTAATCGAGCACGTCGTTCAACAACGAGAGCAGATGCTGGCCCGATTCTAAAATTATGTCGGCGTGCTCTTGAACCGCGGGCTCTGAGCTTTCCTCATGAATGATTTTCGCCAAACCGAGTACGCCATTCATTGGGGTACGAATTTCATGGCTCATGGTAGAGAGAAAGTTAGCTTTGGCTCGCGCCGCTGCTTCGGCTTTTTCTACATTTAAGGTCAATCGATTAGTTAACTCGATACTTTCTGAGATATCTCGCTCTACGATGATAAACCCTTCAAGGGTATGCGCCTGATCGTAAATGGGGACAATCGAGATTTCACTCCAACTGGGAGGGTCGGACTGTTCGTCTCTGAGCAGCTCAATGCGTTGATATTGCTCTGTATCGACGGCTGCGCGCAATTGTTCGATGGTTTGTTGCTGCTGCGGGTCAATAGTGTCGAGGTAGTTGTAGTTAACCAACTCGTTTTGCGTGCGATCCAAACATGTCTCGAACGCTCGGTTGGCCCAGGTGATATTCAACTGTTGGTCGGTAAATAACACCGAATCTCGGATGTGCTTGGCCACTCTGGCGAGTAGCCGGTTTTCTTGTTGTTTATCTAATAACTGCTGCTGTGAAGTTTGTAGCTGTTGCAATAGGTGATTGAGCTGGGTGGCGATACTGCCTAGCTCATCGGAGCTTACCACGTCACAGCGCACTGAGAGGTCGTTGGCTGCGGCTGTAGTGATGGTTTTATGAACCGATGCCACTTGTTTGTTGATAGTACTGAGTAAACGAACACTAACAAAGAAGGTGATGGAGATAACCAGTATCACCGCAATAACCAGCATCCACAAACGTCGCTGAGCATCAGCAATCATATTTTTTGACAAGCTGAGTAAATGATTAATGCTAAGCTGCTCTTCTTGGTGGAGCAGATCGATTCTAACCGTTGCAGCGTCAAACCAATCTCTCGAGTTCTGATCTAATTGCCCTGATAGTGCGCTTTGCCGATACTGCTCAACCAACTGCGACGCATCCGAAATCAAAATGACATCAAAACGTCGCTGGGAGTCTGCGTTGGCGTAGTTCTGGAATGTGGCGAAGTGAGTGTTTTGTTGGCTCAGTAAGGTCAGAAAATGTTGGTACTTCCCTTCAGAAAACGCCCCTTGAGCGAAAGTATTGCTCAGTACAGCCCGTTCTATGCCTGCCTGCTCCTTGCCTTTCATCAAGTACAGCAGAGCCGCCAACATTCGGTTGATTTGCGCGTCGTTTGACTGTTTTGAAGCAATCGTGGGCACCGTTAACAGTAGGCGATTAACATCGGTATAAAAGTCGAGTGTTTGCGATAAAGTCAGTTCTCTATTTAGCAACTGCTTGCGTATGTTTTCGATCGCTAAAGTGGCGAGTTCGAAAGTTCGCAATGATGCGCCGATTTCAGGGTATTGGCTAAAATCGTCGCCGCGACGACTGACAAACTCCCTTAATGCGCTGAGTTTTTCATCGGTCAATTGATACTGAGAGGTGAGTCGAGGTTGATATTGGCCATTGCTGGAACCGAGAAAACCTGACGACAGACCGCGCTCTTTTTGAATTTCATGGATAAGCTCACTGCTAGAGGCGGTTAGTTCCACCAAAGAGGCGACGGTGGTTGCGTTGTCAATCGATTGGAGAGCGCCTCTAGAAATACTATATGCGAACAATGCCACCACGATAATGACGTTTAGCACAATTAGAGACAGTTTAGAGCGGATCGTTTTATACATTCATAAGCCATTGGAAAATCGATTAACTTTGAAAGTATAGGGCAAGTTCAGCACTTTACCTGTGTCACTATAGGCGCTCACCTTACACAAACTGATGAGCGACTTGAGTTTTAACCCTCTTTTATAACCCGCTCAACTTGCTTAACTATAAAAGCCTTGTCTAATGAACAGCCGATTAGAACTTGTTGGTTGAGTAATCCAAGGATTAAGGTATAGAGCGACTCTTTCTCCTGCGGCGATATGTAGGTTTCGATCATAGACAGGTATTTGTTATTGGCGAGCAACATGCAAGGGTCGGATGCGACGTTTTGTTGGCCAATGACTTCAATATAGTCGGAAACCAGTTTCATCTCTTGGAAAAAGCGTGGCGCAATTTGCTCGAAGATTAAGAGAAAGTTTTCAACTCGCTCGTCTATATTGGCTTCACTGGCTTTTGGCCTGCCTGCCATCAGTTCAATGTCCATGCTTACCATGGCTTCGGTGGCAGCAATAAACAGTTGGTCTTTGCTTGGGTAATAATGGTAGACCGCACTTTTGCTCATACCCAGTTGCTGGCAAAGCTGTCTCATTCCAACATTCTTATAGCCCAACTCTAAGAACACCTCGATCGCGCTGATCGCAATCTGTAGACGTTTACTTTCGTGGTCGACAATCTTCGGCATACATCTCTCTGCACTGGTTACCAATTTTAGCGAGTATATCATGATAATTTTATAAAGACCGGTTGGTCTAAAAAAGATCTTTACCTAAGAATTGGGTTGCGTTAGTTTAAAAAGACCATGTGGACCAAAAAAGCCCACTGGATGATGAGTGGATGTTACAGGCGTATCCACGGGCAATCTGAGTTGCAATAAGGGGAAGCGAATGAAAAGGCCGATAACGATTCTGATAGCGGGTGCGACCGGTTACTTGGGCAGTCACATTGTTGAACTTATGATCGCCCAAGATAGGGTGTTTAAAGCGTTGGCGAGAAACAAACGCAAACTCCTGGCAATGGAATTATCAGAGACACAAATCACCGAAGCGCAAGTTACCCAACCCGATGAGATAAAAGGTGTTTGTGACGACGTGGATGTGGTGATTTCTTGCTTGGGGATTACTCGCCAACAAGACGGTCTGAGCTATCAAGATGTCGATTACCAAGCCAATCTCAATCTGTTGCAAGAGGCAGAGCGAGCAGGGGTCCGAAAATTCATTTACATATCAGCATTCAATGCTCAAAAGTATCCTCAAGTGCGATTGCTCAATGCCAAAGAGCGCTTTGCAAGGAGACTTCTGCAATCAAACAGCGTGACGCCGTGTGTCATTCGCCCCAATGGCTTTTTCTCAGACCTCACTGAGGTGCTCAATATGGCGAAATCTGGTCGAGTGTTTACCTTTGGGCGAGGGGAGTCTCGTCTCAATCCCATTGATGGGCGCGACCTGGCAGAATTTTGTTTAGCGGCGATAGACAGAGAAGAAACGGAATTGGATGTGGGCGGTCCGCAGATATTGTCACTGAATGAAATTAGCCAGTTGGCCTTTGCAGCGCTCGATAAACCTGAGCGCGTAACGCATCTGCCTGACGGACTGCGACGATTCGCTTTGGCTTTGACGCGTCGATTACCTGAAAAGTGGGGAGGGCCTGCCGAGTTCTTTCTTACCATGCTAGGTCAAGACAGTTGCGCCCCTCTGTATGGCAAGCACCGTATCGGCGACCATTTCCGTCAGCTCACGGCTCAAGCGGAGGACGGAGCGGACACCACCAATCCTCGCACAAGCTAGCGACCTACTTAGGCGGCGATGACTTGATTTCGCCCACCAGATTTCGCTTTATACAACAGCTTATCCGCCTGACTGAGTAACGCTTGCTCTGTGAGATCTGAGCGGTATTCGACAATGCCAGCGCTAAAGGTGAGCGTAAGTTCGTGTCCTTTGGCTTGGTAGCTAAGCGCGGCGATGTGCTCTCTTATTTGGTCAGCTTGTTGTTGAGCGCTTTCGGCGTCGACACACGGCAACCATAAACAAAATTCTTCGCCGCCAATTCTATATACATTTTGTCCGCCCACACTAGCAATCAAAGCGTCTGCGACTTTTTTGAGTACTTGATCTCCAACAGGGTGGCCGAAGTTGTCATTGATCTGCTTGAAGTTATCAATATCGATCAAGAGTAGGTATTTGCCTTGGTGAGTTTCAAACTGACTAGAGAATGCCAGTCTATTGAGTGTTCCGGTCAAAGCATCGGTCGATGCCAGTCTCGATAGGGAGTTGTTTGCCTGTGAACGGCTGAGCTCGAAATAGTGAGACATACACCAGATGGCCAAATAACAAGTGAAGAAGTTAATCAGTACTGGCTCTGGTGAGAGAGGACTGTCGCTCGTTAAACGTAACACAATGATGGCACCCAAAATAACCAGCGCTGCGAGAGTCACGCGAAACCCTATTCTTGAGCCAAGCAGTAAGTAGGAAACAGTAGGGAAGAAAAAGCCCCATAAGAACAGCACGTCAGTAATGGGGAGTAGATAGGTACCTAAGAAGATCAACAACGCGATATAACTGATGTAAGCAAGGATAATGTTTTTGTGGCAGGGTTTGTTTTTAGTACTGACAAAAACATACAGAGAAAAGGCCGAAAAAATCAGCTCTAAGGCCGCAAACAGATACTGGCCATGAAAAAAAATATTGAACATCGCAAGTAAGGTGACAATAAACATGAAGCTAAAGCTAAGCATGCGAAGCACCCGACTGCGGATTTGCTCTGTGTATTCAATGCTATTCACACTTCTTCTCTTAGAACGTCGAAATCTCATACTATTGTATTAGAAAAATGTTAATAAATAGAATCATCATTAAAAAATAATGGAGATTTTGTTGTGTGTACCCGCATTTTCAATAGTTTAAATCAACTAGCCCCCATGACCGGTAGGAACTTTGATTGGCACTATCCACTAAACAGTTATTTATATCACCTTCCTAAAGGCGAAGAGAAGTACGGTGGCCCTGACCTTAGTGATAAGAGAGTGCTGCGTTGGACGGCAGAGTTCTCGAGTGTTTGTACATATTTGGGCAGTGATAACTTCGGTTTGGCAGCTATCGATGGAATGAATGAAAAAGGCTTAGTGGTTAATGGATTGGAAGATGTACTCGCCCATTTTATAAACCCTGCGGATATTTTGAGTTCAGAGGATGCTCTACCGACTGAGCTGCTTCAGCAGATCGCCAACGATGGACTTGAATCGCAACAGCCTCGCTTAGATGATGAAAAATCTAAACGCCTCAGCGTATTGCGCTGGGTGCAGTTCGTATTAGATTGTTTTGATAGCGTGCAATCAGCAGTTAGGTACTTCAAAGCCAATGAAGATAGCTTATACATATTTAGTGAAGATGTGCCTGATGGTCGTCCAGATAAGACCAAAACAAAATTACATTTGACTTTGTCTGACAGTAATGGCGATTCGGCCATTATCGAGTTGCGTGGTAAAGGGTTTAGTATCAACGTTAGTCGTTCATACAACGTCGCGACGGTCGCTCCAAGGTATGAAGTTCAAATGGCATTGCTGGATTTTTGGCAGAAAAAATGGCAAGCCCCGACCAAAATTGGAAATGCCTATGCCTATCAGGTCCCAGGTGGAACGGCGACTCATCAGCGTTTCGCGCGCGCGAGCTATTACTATCAATTTTCTCATTCTCAAGTATCTGACCAACAAGTCCTTGCTCAAACTCGTTCTTTGATGAGTACGTGTGCGACGCCTATTGGCTCAAATTTTAAGTTAAACGGCTCAGAGGCTTCGGCCAACACCTACTGGTGCAGCATCAGCGAACACAATCTTGTGCGATATCACTATTTTTGTTTGGAAAAGCTCACTCATAGTTGGCTAGATCTGGATTCAAGCAACAGAGCATGTAGCCGAGTATTGATGACTAGATCAGACCCAGATCTCAATGATGTGTTGGTCAGCGATAATGGTGATGTTAGGTCTAAGCTGAAGCCTAGCAAGTTACCGTTCGCTAAGTAACCTAAGCATTTTGGTTTACTCATCGAATGATAGGTTTGTCTTTGGTTCTGGAGCCAACTGGGGGTGAACATCTTGTTCGGTGAGATAGACGATGGCCTACCACTGGTCGCGAAATTTTTCTTGGATTAATGACTCATTTTGGTGAAGTGAGCGCACTAAATAGTGCAACTGGGTGATTAGCTTCACAGAACCTTTCATAATCAAAGTTAAATGTAGCTAACTGTTAGCTAGTTTGCATTACTTTTGTTAATTTTCCGGCACAGTATCTAGCACAAGATGCTAAAAAAAATCATCTTTGTAGATAATATGGCACTTCAATCTACTGCGTAGCGTATTCTTATTTCAAATAACCAAGATATACGCAGATCGCAGTATTTTTTACCAATTTATTGACGTAATCGCAGTATTATACGATTTTTTGCTACATTTTTATGGCAAATTACTTCAATGATTGCTAATGTGTGCCGCAATCTTTGTGTAGTTTTAGGTTATTGTGCTTAAATTTTGAGCTAAACAGATCTAAATCACTATCCGTTCTGGTGCTATACAAAGAAGTCATGGATGCAAATGAAAAACTTGGAGTTTTACACATGTATAAGAACAAAATCACACAAGCCCTTCTTCTAGGTGCAGGTCTAGCAGTGGCCTCTACCGCAACTTTTGCCGCTGATGTCCCAGCGGGTGTTGAACTAGCAGCAAAACAGGAATTCGTCCGTGGTAACGGTACCGAAGTTGCGTCGCTAGATCCGCATAAAGTTGAAGGTGTGCCAGAGTCTCACGTTCTACGTGACTTGATGGAAGGTCTTGTGATCCAAGATGGCCCAGGTAATACCATTCCTGGCGCCGCAGAATCTTGGTCTACAGAAGACAATCAAACGTTCACCTTTAAAATCCGCAAAGACGCGAAATGGTCGAACGGCGATCCTGTTACCGCTTACGATTTTGAATACAGCTTCAAACGTGCCGCTGACCCAATGACCGCGTCTCCTTACGCTTGGTACATCGAATACACCAAGATGAAAAATGCGAAAGACATCATCGCAGGGAAGAAAGACGTGAGCGAGCTGGGCGTAAAAGCTGTGGATGAGCACACGCTTGTGGTTGAAACAGACGTGCCTCTTCCATACTTCGTGAAGATGATGGCACACACAACCATGTACCCAGTACACAAAGCGACGGTTGAGAAGTTCGGCAACGACTGGACCAAGCCTGGTAACTTTGTCGGTAACGGTGCATACGTATTGTCTGATTGGGTTGTGAACGAAAAGATCGTTCTTGAGCGTAACAGCAACTACTGGGATAACGCAGACACTGTCATTGATAAAGTGACTTACCTGCCTATCGAAAACCAGAATGCGGAAATGAACCGTTTCCTATCGGGTGAAATCCACATGACTTACGAAGTGCCAAATGAGCAGTTCCGTCGTCTAGTGAAAGATTACCCAGATAACGTGGTTGTTTCTCCAAACCTATGTACTTACTACTACGGTTTCAACAACCAACGTCCTCCATTCAACGATGTTCGCGTACGTAAGGCACTGTCTTACTCTATCGACCGTGACATCATCACTAAAGCGATTCTAGGTCAGGGCCAAAAACCGGCTTACGCATTGACGCACAGTGGTATCACAGGTTTCGCACCTGAAGCGCCTGAGTACGCAACAATGACTCAACAAGAGCGCGTTGCGAAAGCAAAAGAGCTACTTGCTGAAGCTGGCTTCGGTCAAGGAAACCCACTTGATTTCACGTTGCTTTACAACACCAGTGAAAACCACAAGAAGATCGCCGTTGCGGTTCAATCTATGTGGAAAAAATCATTGGGTGGCTTTGTTAACGTCAAGCTTGAGAACCAAGAGTGGAAAACTTACCTAGACAGCTCTAAGCAAGGTAACTTTGACGTTCGCCGTGCTGGTTGGTGTGCAGACTACAACGAAGCTTCTACCTTCCTAGCGATCGCGATGACTGAGAATGGTTCAA
The sequence above is drawn from the Vibrio sinaloensis genome and encodes:
- a CDS encoding GGDEF domain-containing protein; the protein is MALFWRAVRAWIIFLLAIPATHASTTYKVGIEADDIVTRTLFDAAGQHFNLDIEYVYYPSFDAILEAVEQGESDFAANVTYTAQRAARFDFSSPTNIEYTYLYSMTNATLDSAEVIGVPKGTIYADLVATHYPHIKQIEYSGHHQARNLIQAHVVDGVIDAINQLKPMLLAGFDAQLLNHQIPIKPVSIITPKGRHQALLGRIVDYLHQAEIQKMLRESVDTYQFEIRQQALRQAVIDSGVNINRHYKVKLHNVGQYAEYRSNGDIKGISADVVQQACEILLLKCDIVSDANESWESMYQDLIEKRIDILAPIVISEQRKALIEFSEPYYFPEAIMIKREGYKDGVYSNVSELIVEDIGVMKDDFFESLLSQLLPNKQLKSFSNTDELYHALLNGDISYMAISRANFNKMMRESGDIIPLEEDASIGQFYQSNIAIGFAKNRIGQSLAPLFSRAIKIIDTNAIIDRYDFHPNWKATLQAQQTFSRYSQIMFLLVLGFLMVVAMYLHSQSNTDPLTRLKNRRAMHQKYRSGVNADETVIYIDVNRFKPINDSYGHEVGDQVLKSVAAYIDKVWHGQSFRVGGDEFILIGKMDTDRLDELRDKLTTIAFVSVDGQLSFDISTAIGISPPRATFKSLQEVLSEADEAMYRHKHGPNAAPSHQRSQKKVVHYLR
- a CDS encoding cation transporter, with amino-acid sequence MQQTISKIEARAIKLGVVANLVMAFSGWAAFNLSGSQALLLDGNMSFILFLTTLVALKINQVKSLRTEQYPFGLYVTEAMYTLTKGLLLLGVVISAIVSNSSKVLDYFNGVAIATIKTDIIVYYAPAMVTICWGLSAFYYWQNKRIGNKSSLLSVDQKSSFIDGILSAATGAILIVIGYVEPNSRFDFLRYIGDALLVLILAVMIIGQPIAIIKNAFVELVGGKLRDKGQYQDIETTVKRYFVGDEQKLMRLNISKTGSNYLVVIGLSLADLQSQNIANWQVNKQKCLNELSSRYPFVDMEVTVI
- a CDS encoding LysR family transcriptional regulator: MAYTFEQVRAFAAVVEYGGMAQAARALHKHVSTVRDLITNLENETGLILFERKARSLSLTPQGRELYNHAKALLTEYRQFDQSVDSLLNDSPSRITLAVDESLRNFVTPELTKQMAETFSGMRIKVLIGDTLQIRGWLMTGAADVGFGYSTFHYPLEIFSQDIFEFVVKTVIGAQVDITGVSRREHLKQLPQIAYSFIADSGLRSRDVIGSQVMLANSPESMLAFVRAGLGFANLSEWHCRPYLEDGSVVELDLGENVNTWSADVLCRASEQALPHITQLMDLVKHSVKQ